The genomic segment CAAGGCTTCCACTAGGAGGCTTTTTTTCTTTTAAAACAAGAAAAATGTAAGGAATACGTATAAACTTCAGTAAAATAGGCAAAAAAATAGAATAGGAACAACATGGAAGGGGGTGACTGGAAATGAATAAAACAGAACTTATTGCCAAGGTTGCAGAGCGTACAGAATTAACAAAAAAGGATTCCACAAAAGCTGTAGAAGCTGTTTTTGAATCTATTTCTGATGCTCTTCAGAGTGGGGACAAAGTACAAATTATTGGATTTGGTAACTTTGAGATCCGAGAGAGAGCTGCTCGAAAAGGGAGAAATCCTCAAACAGGTGCAGAGATTGATATTGCCGCCAGTAAGGTGCCAGCATTTAAAGCAGGTAAAG from the Bacillus horti genome contains:
- a CDS encoding HU family DNA-binding protein, with the protein product MNKTELIAKVAERTELTKKDSTKAVEAVFESISDALQSGDKVQIIGFGNFEIRERAARKGRNPQTGAEIDIAASKVPAFKAGKALKDVVK